Proteins from one Mycolicibacter virginiensis genomic window:
- a CDS encoding DUF5318 family protein — MRLQRQVVDYALRRRSLLAEVYSGRTGVTEVCDANPYLLRAAKFHGKASAVVCPICRKEPLTLVSWVYGDQLGAVSGSARSAEELVLLATRFSEFSVYVVEVCRTCSWNHLVKSYVLGLASPPKGSRGRRPARSGARTASE; from the coding sequence GTGCGATTGCAGCGACAGGTAGTGGACTACGCGCTCCGGCGCCGTTCCCTGCTGGCCGAGGTCTACTCCGGGCGTACCGGGGTCACCGAGGTGTGTGACGCCAACCCGTATCTGCTGCGCGCCGCGAAGTTCCACGGCAAGGCCAGCGCGGTGGTCTGCCCCATCTGCCGCAAGGAGCCACTCACCCTAGTGTCGTGGGTATACGGCGACCAGCTGGGTGCGGTCTCGGGCTCGGCGCGTTCCGCCGAGGAACTGGTCCTGTTGGCCACCCGCTTCTCGGAATTCTCGGTGTATGTCGTCGAGGTGTGCCGGACCTGCAGCTGGAATCACCTGGTGAAGTCATATGTGTTGGGCCTCGCGAGCCCGCCCAAGGGATCCCGCGGTCGACGGCCGGCACGCAGCGGAGCCCGTACCGCCAGTGAGTAA
- a CDS encoding transglycosylase domain-containing protein, with protein MKTRGPTAPGADSAEEDHFLTTTNVKPTDEAGGTDADTPAGESADCTDDESDRHERLEAVKAAMERPRPDSERPGVPADSPAALPEDLAAEPDQHESRRRKWLWARRGLYAAAAALLAVPVVTFGMAYRTVEVPEPGDIHTTQVSTILASDGTELAKIVPPDGNRIDIKLDRVPVHVRDAVLAAEDRDFYTNSGFSVSGLFRAVKNNLTGGDTQGGSTITQQYVKNALVGSERAGMGGLVRKGKELVIATKMSEAWSKDEVLEAYLNIIYFGRTTYGINAAARAYFDKKVEDLTVSEGALLAAVIQRPSALDPAINRDRAVDRWNWVLDGMVQTGALTLSERAKQFFPTTIPPDQARNADQASGPSGLIQRQVTEELLDMFHIDEQTLNMEGLRITTTIDMKAQRAVEKAVRATMAGQKPSMRTAVVSIDPRNGAVRAYYGGDEVGGFDFAQAGLQTGSSFKVFALVAALKQGIGLGEQIDSGPLTVGKTKISNVGGASCGVCNIAEALKRSLNTAYYRLMLKLKHGPQDVADAAHQLGVAKSFPGVAHTLSQDGLGGPPENGIVLGQYQTRVIDMASAYATLADSGMYHRPHFIQKVVGPDDRVLFDVAAAKDSGEQRVPKAVADNVTDAMKAIPSWSGGHDLAGGRPAAAKTGTTQLGTTGANRDAWMVGYTPTLSTAVWVGTTGGDEPLTNKWGGPVYGAGLPADIWKASMDGALWGDPIVQFPKPTEIGGSAGVPTSAPIPVQYDWYSPPPPPQDFDEPPPPPPGFPMPEPFPPPPPPPPPPPPPPPEPPPPPPAPEALP; from the coding sequence ATGAAAACGCGGGGCCCGACAGCGCCGGGTGCCGACAGCGCTGAAGAAGACCACTTCTTGACGACCACCAACGTCAAGCCCACCGATGAAGCGGGCGGGACGGATGCCGATACCCCCGCAGGCGAGTCCGCCGACTGCACCGATGACGAGTCGGACCGCCACGAGCGCCTCGAAGCGGTTAAGGCCGCCATGGAGCGTCCGCGCCCGGACAGCGAAAGGCCCGGTGTCCCAGCCGATTCGCCGGCAGCTCTCCCGGAAGATCTGGCAGCCGAGCCCGACCAGCACGAATCGCGGCGACGGAAGTGGCTTTGGGCCAGACGCGGCCTGTACGCCGCCGCCGCGGCGCTCCTGGCGGTGCCGGTCGTCACCTTCGGGATGGCCTACCGCACTGTGGAGGTCCCCGAACCCGGCGACATCCACACCACGCAGGTGTCGACAATCCTCGCTTCCGATGGCACCGAGCTGGCGAAAATCGTTCCGCCGGACGGGAATCGGATTGACATCAAGCTGGACCGGGTACCGGTTCACGTACGTGACGCGGTATTGGCCGCCGAGGACCGAGACTTCTACACCAACTCCGGTTTCTCGGTTTCGGGGCTGTTTCGGGCGGTCAAGAACAACCTGACCGGCGGAGACACCCAGGGCGGTTCGACCATCACCCAGCAGTACGTCAAGAACGCGCTGGTCGGGTCGGAGCGGGCCGGAATGGGCGGACTGGTCCGCAAGGGCAAAGAGCTCGTCATCGCCACCAAGATGTCCGAGGCGTGGTCCAAGGACGAAGTGTTGGAGGCCTACCTCAACATCATCTACTTCGGCCGCACCACCTACGGGATCAACGCGGCCGCCCGGGCGTACTTCGACAAGAAGGTCGAGGACCTCACCGTGTCCGAGGGCGCCTTGCTGGCGGCGGTGATTCAGCGGCCGTCCGCGTTGGATCCGGCGATCAACCGCGACCGCGCCGTCGACCGGTGGAATTGGGTACTCGACGGCATGGTGCAAACTGGCGCCCTGACGCTCAGCGAGCGGGCCAAGCAGTTCTTCCCGACGACGATCCCGCCCGACCAGGCCCGCAATGCCGACCAGGCCTCCGGGCCCTCCGGGCTGATTCAGCGTCAGGTCACCGAAGAGTTGCTCGACATGTTCCACATCGACGAGCAGACCCTGAACATGGAAGGCCTGCGCATCACCACCACGATCGACATGAAGGCGCAGCGGGCGGTGGAGAAAGCCGTCAGAGCGACCATGGCTGGGCAAAAACCGAGTATGCGTACCGCGGTGGTCTCCATCGATCCACGCAACGGCGCGGTGCGGGCCTACTACGGCGGCGACGAGGTCGGCGGCTTCGACTTCGCGCAGGCCGGCTTGCAGACCGGTTCCTCGTTCAAGGTGTTCGCCTTGGTGGCGGCGCTGAAACAGGGCATCGGCCTGGGCGAGCAGATCGACAGCGGTCCACTGACGGTCGGCAAGACCAAGATCAGCAACGTGGGTGGTGCCAGCTGCGGAGTCTGCAACATCGCCGAGGCGCTCAAACGGTCGCTGAACACGGCCTACTACCGGCTGATGCTCAAGCTCAAGCACGGACCGCAGGACGTCGCCGACGCCGCACACCAGCTCGGGGTCGCTAAGAGCTTCCCGGGTGTCGCGCACACCCTGTCGCAGGACGGCCTTGGCGGGCCCCCGGAGAACGGCATCGTGCTTGGCCAGTACCAAACTCGGGTGATCGACATGGCGTCGGCGTACGCGACCCTGGCCGACTCCGGCATGTACCACCGCCCGCACTTCATCCAGAAGGTCGTGGGCCCCGACGACCGGGTGCTCTTCGACGTAGCGGCCGCCAAGGACTCCGGGGAGCAGCGAGTCCCCAAAGCGGTCGCCGACAACGTCACCGACGCCATGAAGGCGATTCCGAGCTGGTCGGGCGGGCACGACCTGGCTGGTGGGCGCCCGGCCGCGGCCAAGACCGGCACCACCCAGCTCGGCACCACCGGGGCTAACCGGGACGCCTGGATGGTCGGCTACACGCCGACCCTGTCGACCGCGGTCTGGGTGGGCACCACCGGCGGCGACGAACCGCTGACGAACAAGTGGGGCGGGCCGGTATACGGCGCGGGCCTGCCGGCCGACATCTGGAAAGCCAGCATGGATGGCGCGCTGTGGGGTGACCCGATCGTGCAGTTCCCCAAGCCCACCGAGATCGGCGGCTCCGCCGGCGTACCGACCAGCGCGCCCATCCCGGTGCAGTACGACTGGTATTCGCCGCCGCCGCCTCCACAAGACTTTGACGAGCCGCCGCCTCCGCCGCCGGGCTTCCCGATGCCGGAGCCCTTCCCGCCGCCACCACCCCCGCCGCCGCCTCCACCACCCCCGCCGCCGGAGCCGCCACCGCCGCCCCCGGCGCCGGAGGCTCTCCCGTGA
- a CDS encoding PadR family transcriptional regulator, with the protein MLELAILGLLLESPMHGYELRKRLTGLLGAFRAFSYGSLYPALRRMQLAGVIAEDAAPTGTPVRRARRVYRLTDAGRQRFNELVSDTGPQNYTDDGFGVHLAFFNRTPAEARMRILEGRRRQVEERREGLRNAVARASNSLDRYTRQLHQLGLESSEREVNWLNELIAAERASNRAEQP; encoded by the coding sequence GTGCTTGAGCTCGCCATTTTGGGCTTGTTGCTCGAGTCGCCGATGCACGGCTACGAGCTCCGGAAGCGGTTGACCGGTCTGCTGGGTGCGTTCCGGGCGTTCTCCTACGGTTCGCTGTATCCCGCACTGCGGCGCATGCAGCTGGCCGGCGTGATCGCCGAGGACGCCGCGCCGACGGGGACCCCGGTGCGCCGGGCCCGCCGGGTGTACCGGCTGACCGACGCCGGCCGTCAGCGATTCAACGAGCTGGTGTCCGACACCGGCCCGCAGAACTACACCGACGACGGCTTCGGAGTCCACCTGGCGTTCTTCAACCGCACCCCGGCCGAGGCTCGGATGCGGATCCTCGAAGGCCGCCGCCGGCAGGTGGAAGAACGCCGGGAAGGCCTGCGCAACGCGGTGGCACGGGCCAGCAACTCGTTGGACCGCTATACCCGCCAGCTGCACCAGCTCGGACTGGAGTCCAGCGAGCGGGAGGTCAATTGGCTCAACGAGCTGATCGCGGCCGAGCGCGCATCGAACCGGGCCGAACAACCCTGA
- a CDS encoding glycosyltransferase family 87 protein: MRSPRRLAADLRSADDRDLPSRTDVVGRALSNTIGGPVGRHALIGRTRFMTPLRVMFLIAVLFLALGWTTKSACLQSTGSGSPDQRVANWDNERAYFQLCYSDVVPLYTAELLDQGKFPYKSSWVEKDSSGKEQTRYDGLPAVRYMEYPVLTGLYQYSAMALAKTYTAITKVLKIPALSGVAEVVVFFDIVALGLALAWLATVWSTAGLAGRRVWDAALVAASPLVIFQIFTNFDALATAFAGAGLLAWARRRPTAAGVLLGLGTAAKLYPVLLLFPLLVLGLRTGRLREVKRTVVATAVSWLVVNLPVLLYAPRGWSEFFRLNSRRGDDMDSLYNVVRSLTGWQGFDGDLGMWQPPTMLNGVVAALFALCCLGIGYIALTAPRRPRVAQLAFLVVAAFLLTNKVWSPQFSLWLVPLAVLALPHRRLLLVWMTVDALVWVPRMYYLYSVADRSLPEQWFTTTVLLRDLAVMVLCALVIRQIYRPESDLVRAHGWADDPAGGVFDYAPDAPPAWLPARRFSEARRRRGEAGTAA, from the coding sequence ATGCGCTCACCGCGCCGGCTGGCGGCGGACCTGCGCAGTGCCGACGACCGCGACCTGCCCAGCCGCACCGATGTCGTCGGCCGGGCACTGTCGAACACCATCGGTGGGCCGGTCGGGCGCCATGCGCTGATCGGGCGGACCAGGTTCATGACGCCGCTGCGGGTGATGTTTTTGATCGCCGTGCTGTTCTTGGCTCTGGGCTGGACCACCAAGTCGGCGTGTCTGCAGAGCACCGGCAGCGGCAGCCCCGACCAGCGGGTGGCCAACTGGGACAACGAGCGCGCCTACTTTCAGCTGTGTTACTCCGACGTGGTGCCGCTCTACACTGCGGAGCTTCTGGATCAGGGCAAGTTCCCGTACAAGTCCAGCTGGGTGGAGAAGGACTCGTCGGGCAAGGAACAGACCCGCTACGACGGCTTGCCCGCCGTCCGCTACATGGAATATCCGGTGCTGACCGGGCTGTACCAGTACTCGGCGATGGCCCTGGCAAAGACGTACACGGCGATCACCAAGGTGTTGAAGATCCCGGCGTTGAGCGGGGTCGCCGAGGTGGTGGTGTTCTTCGACATCGTCGCGTTGGGTCTCGCACTGGCCTGGCTGGCGACGGTGTGGTCCACCGCCGGGCTGGCCGGTCGGCGCGTCTGGGACGCCGCGTTGGTGGCGGCTTCGCCGCTGGTCATCTTCCAGATCTTCACCAATTTCGACGCGTTGGCGACTGCGTTCGCCGGGGCCGGTCTGTTGGCTTGGGCGCGCCGGCGCCCGACCGCGGCCGGGGTGCTGCTCGGGTTGGGCACTGCCGCCAAGCTGTACCCGGTACTGCTGCTGTTCCCGCTGCTCGTGCTGGGTCTGCGTACCGGTCGGCTGCGAGAGGTCAAACGCACCGTGGTGGCCACCGCGGTCAGCTGGCTGGTGGTGAACCTGCCGGTCCTGCTGTATGCGCCGCGGGGCTGGAGTGAATTCTTCCGGCTCAACTCCCGCCGCGGCGACGACATGGATTCGCTCTACAACGTGGTGAGGTCGTTGACCGGCTGGCAGGGCTTCGACGGCGATCTGGGGATGTGGCAGCCCCCGACGATGCTCAACGGTGTCGTCGCCGCACTGTTCGCGCTGTGCTGCCTCGGAATCGGCTACATCGCGCTGACCGCACCACGGCGCCCGCGGGTGGCGCAGTTGGCGTTTCTGGTGGTCGCGGCGTTCCTGTTGACCAACAAAGTCTGGAGTCCGCAGTTCTCGCTGTGGCTGGTGCCGCTGGCGGTGCTGGCCCTGCCGCACCGTCGGCTACTGCTGGTCTGGATGACCGTCGATGCGCTGGTCTGGGTACCGCGGATGTACTACCTCTACAGCGTTGCGGATCGCAGCCTCCCCGAGCAGTGGTTCACCACCACGGTCTTGTTGCGCGACCTGGCGGTAATGGTGCTGTGCGCATTGGTGATTCGGCAGATCTACCGCCCGGAATCGGACCTTGTGCGTGCCCACGGATGGGCCGACGACCCGGCCGGCGGGGTGTTCGACTACGCACCCGACGCCCCTCCGGCCTGGCTGCCGGCCCGGCGGTTCAGCGAGGCTCGACGGAGGAGAGGCGAAGCTGGGACCGCCGCATGA
- a CDS encoding transglycosylase domain-containing protein — translation MCWASRARPRDPAVDGRHAAEPVPPVSKHHDDGSDAGSARPSDAAGRRPPAGPDDRQTTIIPAVDDAVTADLRDPIDAVRAALDGTPPQREQTLSGRIPRREPPPEQPSVPPRRAERSAPTDAPGPPNPLDWLRAHPPNWRWIRRGLYTAVVVMLLLPVITFAMAYSITDVPSPGDIRTNQVSTILASDGSELAKIIPPEGNRVDIDINQVPVYVRNAVLAAEDRDFYSNPGFSVSGFARAIKNNLFGGDTQGGSTITQQYVKNALVGSERAGMGGLVRKAKELVIATKMSSAWRKDDVLQAYLNIIYFGRGAYGIAAASRAYFDKPVEELDIAEGALLAALIQRPSTLDPAVDPEGALDRWSWVLDGMVETGALSASERAAQEFPSTVSPELARSQNITTGPNGLIQRQVTSELLELFNIDEQTLNTQGLQITTTIDPAAQDAAEDAVATYLKDQIPNMRTAVVSIDPRNGAVRAYYGGSDANGFDFAQAGLQTGSSFKVFALVAALEQGIGLGYQIDSSPLTLDNGRTKITNAEGEGCGVCNIAEALKRSLNTAYYRLMLKLKNGAQDVADAAHQAGVAKSFPGVPHTLSQDGGPPEGGVVLGQYQTRVIDMASAYATLADSGIYHPPHFVEKVVSADGRVLFDAQTSEDTGEQRIPKAVADNVTAAMQPIAGWSRGHNLAGGRASAAKTGTTQLGDTGANRDGWMVGYTPSLSTAVWVGTTGGDEPLVNQWGGPVYGAGIPADIWKATMDGALKGTPNETFPTPTEIGGYAGVPAAPPPPPPMDAGPPAPPEETVIQPTIEIAPGITIPIGPPTTITAAPPAPPAPPVQQAPEPGGPPAAEPLPPAP, via the coding sequence ATGTGTTGGGCCTCGCGAGCCCGCCCAAGGGATCCCGCGGTCGACGGCCGGCACGCAGCGGAGCCCGTACCGCCAGTGAGTAAACATCACGACGACGGGTCCGACGCTGGCTCGGCCCGGCCCTCCGACGCTGCCGGACGCCGCCCACCGGCGGGGCCCGATGACCGACAGACCACGATCATTCCGGCAGTTGACGATGCCGTGACTGCCGATCTGCGGGACCCGATCGATGCGGTACGGGCGGCCCTCGACGGGACGCCCCCACAACGCGAGCAGACGTTGAGTGGCCGGATCCCGCGGCGCGAGCCACCGCCGGAGCAGCCGTCCGTACCGCCGCGGCGGGCGGAGCGCTCCGCTCCCACCGACGCACCGGGCCCGCCGAATCCGCTGGATTGGCTGCGCGCGCATCCACCGAATTGGCGGTGGATCCGGCGCGGGCTCTACACCGCCGTCGTGGTGATGCTGCTGTTGCCGGTCATCACCTTCGCGATGGCCTACTCCATCACCGATGTGCCTTCGCCCGGCGACATCCGAACCAACCAGGTGTCGACGATCCTGGCCAGCGACGGCTCCGAGCTGGCCAAAATCATTCCGCCGGAAGGCAACCGCGTCGATATCGACATCAACCAGGTGCCGGTCTACGTGCGCAACGCGGTGTTGGCGGCTGAGGACCGCGACTTCTACTCCAACCCGGGCTTCTCGGTGTCGGGTTTCGCCCGTGCGATCAAGAACAACCTGTTCGGTGGGGACACCCAGGGCGGTTCGACGATCACCCAGCAATACGTCAAGAACGCCCTGGTCGGTTCCGAGCGGGCGGGCATGGGCGGATTGGTCCGCAAGGCCAAAGAGCTGGTGATCGCCACCAAGATGTCGAGTGCCTGGCGCAAAGACGATGTGCTGCAGGCCTATCTGAACATCATCTACTTCGGCCGCGGTGCCTATGGGATCGCCGCGGCGTCACGGGCCTACTTCGACAAGCCCGTCGAGGAGCTCGACATCGCCGAGGGCGCGCTGCTGGCCGCCCTGATCCAGCGGCCGTCCACGTTGGACCCCGCGGTCGATCCAGAGGGTGCCCTCGACCGGTGGAGCTGGGTGCTCGACGGCATGGTGGAGACCGGAGCCCTTTCCGCCAGTGAGCGCGCCGCCCAAGAGTTTCCGTCCACGGTGTCGCCCGAACTGGCCCGCAGCCAGAACATCACCACCGGGCCCAACGGGTTGATCCAGCGGCAGGTCACCAGTGAGCTGCTCGAGCTGTTCAACATCGACGAACAGACGCTCAACACCCAGGGCCTGCAGATCACCACCACCATCGACCCGGCGGCGCAGGATGCCGCCGAAGACGCGGTGGCCACCTATCTCAAAGACCAGATCCCCAACATGCGAACCGCGGTCGTGTCCATCGACCCGCGCAACGGCGCGGTGCGCGCCTACTACGGCGGATCGGATGCCAACGGCTTCGACTTCGCCCAGGCCGGACTGCAGACCGGGTCGTCGTTCAAGGTGTTCGCCCTGGTGGCCGCGTTGGAGCAGGGCATCGGCTTGGGCTATCAGATCGACAGTTCACCGCTGACCCTCGACAACGGCCGGACCAAGATCACCAATGCTGAGGGCGAGGGCTGCGGTGTCTGCAACATCGCCGAGGCGCTCAAGCGTTCGCTGAACACCGCTTACTACCGGCTGATGCTCAAACTCAAGAACGGGGCGCAGGACGTCGCCGACGCCGCACATCAGGCAGGGGTCGCCAAGAGCTTCCCCGGCGTGCCGCACACCCTGTCGCAGGACGGCGGTCCGCCCGAAGGCGGAGTGGTGCTGGGCCAGTACCAGACCCGGGTGATCGACATGGCCTCGGCGTACGCGACGCTGGCGGACTCCGGCATCTACCACCCGCCGCACTTCGTGGAGAAGGTGGTCAGCGCCGACGGCCGCGTGCTGTTCGATGCCCAGACCTCCGAGGACACTGGCGAGCAGCGCATCCCCAAGGCGGTTGCCGACAACGTCACCGCCGCCATGCAGCCCATCGCCGGCTGGTCGCGCGGGCACAACCTGGCCGGTGGACGGGCGTCGGCGGCCAAGACCGGCACCACCCAGCTGGGCGACACCGGGGCTAACCGGGACGGCTGGATGGTCGGCTACACGCCGTCGCTGTCGACCGCGGTCTGGGTGGGCACCACCGGGGGAGACGAACCGCTGGTGAATCAGTGGGGTGGTCCGGTCTACGGCGCGGGCATCCCAGCCGACATCTGGAAGGCCACCATGGACGGCGCCCTCAAGGGCACCCCCAACGAAACCTTCCCCACGCCCACCGAGATCGGCGGTTATGCCGGCGTCCCGGCCGCGCCGCCACCGCCTCCGCCGATGGACGCCGGCCCGCCGGCGCCTCCGGAGGAGACCGTCATCCAGCCGACGATCGAGATCGCGCCGGGCATCACCATCCCGATCGGTCCGCCCACCACGATCACGGCCGCCCCGCCGGCGCCGCCGGCGCCCCCTGTGCAGCAGGCGCCCGAGCCGGGCGGCCCGCCTGCGGCCGAGCCGCTGCCCCCTGCGCCGTAG
- a CDS encoding MFS transporter: MRKPPWLAWALWDCGATGLNAITITFVFSVYLTASVGEGASASPASWLGRAMAIAGIVVALMAPLTGNSITDPRRRRLALIVLSGTVAALTASMSLIRNDPRYLLPGLALLAVTAACSDLATVPYNAMLRSVTTPENSGRVSGFGLAAGYLGSVALLLVVYVGFVAGEGPTVGLLHLPTADGVNVRAAMLLTAAWFVVFALPLLGRAPKSCSESSVATVPPDAATKGFRQLRADLVAEWRRDRNIVYYLLASAVFRDGLTGVVAFGAVLGVNVYGISAADVLLFGVTASTVAAVGAALGGLLDERIGSKAVILGALASMIVVGLVLLTLSGPLTFWVCGLLLCLFIGPAQSSARTLLLRLSAAGKEGLAFGLYTTTGRAATFLAPTLFFTFVDMFGADRAGLGGLLVVLAAGLMAMLPIRAPSRQSELLDRR, translated from the coding sequence GTGCGGAAACCCCCGTGGTTGGCGTGGGCGCTCTGGGACTGCGGAGCCACCGGCCTCAATGCCATCACCATCACGTTCGTCTTCTCGGTGTACCTGACCGCTTCGGTCGGCGAGGGCGCCAGCGCGTCGCCGGCCAGCTGGCTGGGCCGGGCGATGGCCATTGCCGGGATCGTGGTGGCCCTCATGGCTCCACTGACCGGCAACTCGATCACCGATCCACGGCGGCGGCGCCTGGCGCTGATCGTGTTGAGCGGCACGGTTGCCGCGTTGACCGCGTCGATGAGCCTGATCCGCAATGACCCGCGCTACCTATTGCCGGGTTTGGCACTGTTGGCGGTGACGGCCGCCTGCAGTGATCTGGCGACCGTGCCTTACAACGCGATGTTGCGGTCGGTCACCACCCCGGAGAATTCCGGCAGGGTTTCCGGCTTCGGTCTGGCCGCCGGTTACCTCGGCAGTGTGGCGCTGCTGCTCGTGGTCTACGTGGGCTTTGTCGCCGGGGAAGGACCCACCGTGGGTCTGCTGCACCTGCCGACCGCCGACGGGGTGAACGTGCGAGCGGCGATGCTGCTGACCGCGGCCTGGTTTGTGGTCTTTGCCCTGCCGTTGTTGGGCAGAGCGCCGAAATCGTGCTCCGAAAGCTCCGTGGCCACTGTCCCGCCGGACGCCGCCACGAAGGGCTTCCGCCAGCTGCGGGCCGATCTGGTCGCCGAATGGCGCCGCGACCGCAACATCGTCTATTACCTGTTGGCCAGCGCGGTGTTCCGGGACGGGCTTACCGGGGTGGTCGCGTTCGGGGCGGTGTTGGGGGTCAATGTCTACGGCATCTCCGCGGCCGATGTGCTGTTGTTCGGCGTTACGGCCAGCACCGTGGCGGCGGTCGGGGCGGCGCTCGGCGGACTGCTCGACGAGCGCATCGGTTCCAAGGCCGTGATCCTCGGTGCGTTGGCGTCGATGATCGTGGTCGGGCTGGTGTTGCTGACGCTGTCGGGACCCCTGACGTTCTGGGTCTGCGGCCTGTTGCTCTGCCTGTTCATCGGCCCAGCCCAGTCGTCGGCGCGTACCTTGCTGCTGCGGCTGAGTGCCGCCGGAAAGGAAGGCCTGGCGTTCGGCCTCTACACCACCACCGGGCGGGCGGCGACGTTCCTGGCGCCGACGCTGTTCTTCACCTTCGTAGATATGTTCGGCGCCGACCGGGCCGGCCTCGGAGGCCTGTTGGTAGTGTTGGCCGCCGGATTGATGGCGATGCTGCCCATTCGGGCACCGTCGCGGCAAAGTGAACTACTGGACCGTCGTTGA
- a CDS encoding DUF1707 SHOCT-like domain-containing protein produces the protein MATRQTAGTRAKDSDRDDVCRILDSALGEGQVSSAEHQERISAATRAVTLGDLHSLVGDLQTETAPVKLPTLGNPTKFGVRSVALKALGALSTALVAGMLLGWAMYGNTSSPLSFTSDPGAKPDGVAPVVLTPPRQLQSLGGLTGLLEQARQKFGDTMGYRLVVYPDYASLDRPDPGEERRKLDYSYRGGWDDPSTSSKSSDDVLVDLGAFDVKAAVGILRGAPETLGIKPADVKSTYLIVDPARDPTTPGALSLSVYVSSDYGSGYIAFAGDGTVKRINYPS, from the coding sequence GTGGCGACACGGCAGACCGCAGGCACGCGGGCCAAGGACAGCGACCGGGACGACGTCTGCCGGATCCTGGACAGCGCACTGGGCGAGGGGCAGGTGTCCAGCGCGGAGCACCAGGAGCGAATCAGCGCGGCCACCCGAGCCGTGACGCTGGGCGACCTGCATTCCCTGGTCGGCGACCTGCAGACCGAGACCGCGCCGGTCAAGCTGCCGACGTTGGGCAATCCCACGAAATTCGGCGTGCGCAGTGTCGCCCTCAAGGCACTGGGTGCACTGAGCACCGCGTTGGTGGCGGGCATGCTGCTCGGCTGGGCGATGTACGGAAACACCAGCTCCCCGCTGAGTTTCACCTCTGATCCCGGGGCGAAGCCGGACGGCGTCGCGCCGGTGGTGCTCACCCCACCACGACAGCTGCAGTCCCTGGGCGGTCTCACCGGCCTGCTCGAGCAGGCCCGCCAGAAGTTCGGCGACACCATGGGCTACCGGCTGGTGGTCTATCCCGACTACGCATCACTGGATCGGCCCGACCCCGGCGAAGAGCGCCGCAAGCTGGACTACTCCTACCGTGGCGGCTGGGATGACCCGTCCACTTCGTCCAAGAGCAGTGACGATGTGCTGGTCGATCTGGGCGCATTCGACGTGAAGGCTGCGGTCGGGATCCTGCGGGGAGCTCCCGAGACGCTCGGGATCAAACCAGCCGACGTGAAAAGCACCTACCTGATCGTCGATCCGGCGCGGGATCCCACGACGCCGGGGGCTTTATCGCTGTCGGTGTATGTTTCCAGCGACTACGGCAGCGGCTACATCGCCTTCGCGGGCGACGGCACCGTCAAACGCATCAACTACCCGTCCTGA
- a CDS encoding inositol-3-phosphate synthase: MTEQTTDVRVAIVGVGNCASSLVQGVQYYQNADDTSTVPGLMHVRFGPYHVRDVKFVAAFDVDAKKVGFDLSEAIFASENNTIKIADVPPTNVIVQRGPTLDGIGKYYAETIEVSDAEAVDVVAALREAKVDVLVSYLPVGSEEADKFYAQCAIDAGVAFVNALPVFIASDPVWAKKFADAGVPIVGDDIKSQVGATITHRVMAKLFEDRGVTLDRTYQLNVGGNMDFKNMLERERLESKKVSKTQAVTSNLTGSLAGKVEDKNVHIGPSDHVAWLDDRKWAYVRLEGRAFGDAPLNLEYKLEVWDSPNSAGIIIDAVRAAKIAKDRGIGGPILPASAYLMKSPPKQLADDVARAQLEEFIVG, encoded by the coding sequence ATGACTGAGCAAACGACGGATGTGCGGGTCGCCATTGTCGGCGTCGGCAACTGCGCGTCCTCGCTGGTCCAAGGCGTCCAGTACTACCAGAACGCCGATGACACCTCCACGGTCCCCGGCCTGATGCACGTGCGCTTCGGCCCGTACCACGTCCGCGACGTCAAGTTCGTCGCCGCGTTCGACGTGGACGCCAAGAAGGTCGGCTTCGACCTGTCCGAGGCCATCTTCGCCTCGGAGAACAACACCATCAAGATCGCTGACGTGCCGCCGACCAACGTCATCGTGCAGCGCGGCCCGACCCTGGACGGCATCGGCAAGTACTACGCCGAGACCATCGAGGTTTCCGACGCCGAGGCCGTGGACGTGGTCGCCGCGCTGCGCGAGGCCAAGGTCGACGTGCTGGTCTCCTACCTGCCGGTGGGTTCGGAAGAGGCCGACAAGTTCTACGCCCAGTGCGCCATCGACGCAGGCGTCGCATTCGTCAACGCGCTGCCGGTGTTCATCGCCTCCGACCCGGTGTGGGCCAAGAAGTTCGCCGACGCCGGCGTGCCGATCGTCGGCGACGACATCAAGAGCCAGGTGGGCGCCACCATCACCCACCGTGTGATGGCCAAGCTGTTCGAGGACCGCGGGGTCACCCTCGACCGCACCTACCAGCTCAACGTCGGCGGCAACATGGACTTCAAGAACATGCTCGAGCGTGAGCGGCTGGAGTCCAAGAAGGTCTCCAAGACCCAGGCCGTCACCTCTAACCTGACCGGCTCGCTGGCCGGCAAGGTCGAGGACAAGAACGTCCACATCGGACCAAGCGACCACGTCGCCTGGCTCGACGACCGCAAGTGGGCCTACGTGCGGCTGGAAGGCCGCGCCTTCGGTGACGCACCGCTGAACCTGGAGTACAAGCTCGAGGTGTGGGACTCGCCGAACTCGGCCGGCATCATCATCGACGCGGTGCGTGCCGCCAAGATCGCCAAGGACCGCGGCATCGGCGGACCGATCCTGCCGGCATCGGCGTACCTGATGAAGAGCCCGCCCAAGCAGCTCGCTGACGACGTCGCGCGCGCCCAGCTCGAGGAATTCATCGTCGGCTAG